From Trichoplusia ni isolate ovarian cell line Hi5 chromosome 11, tn1, whole genome shotgun sequence, the proteins below share one genomic window:
- the LOC113499050 gene encoding uncharacterized protein LOC113499050 isoform X5 yields MSLDEGRQSQRPYRYGMVLLCAGALINWLGLAEDYAEPVRYVGVACIVAGALLICAAMCCWLQSPARQPQTDRASPDTHQIDDPIHVISMPDEETMQQKPPDYDTVAGAPPTYDDAIKLNPARLLPATSSARHELHLTEAAVIPGQPDTVAPVHRAQVPKTPPPPYNPTHTIR; encoded by the exons ATGTCCCTAGACGAAGGCAGACAGTCACAGAGGCCGTACAGATATGGCATGGTGCTGCTGTGCGCCGGCGCGCTGATCAACTGGCTGGGCCTGGCGGAAGACTACGCAGAGCCCGTGCGCTACGTGGGCGTGGCCTGCATCGTCGCAGGAGCGCTGCTCATCTGCGCAGCCATGTGTTGCTGGCTGCAGTCGCCCGCGAGGCAGCCGCAGACGGACCGCGCATCGCCTGACACACATCAA ATTGACGATCCCATCCATGTAATCTCGATGCCGGATGAGGAGACAATGCAGCAGAAGCCGCCAGACTATGACACGGTGGCGGGAGCCCCGCCGACCTACGACGACGCCATCAAGCTGAACCCCGCGCGGCTGCTGCCGGCCACCAGCAGCGCGCGCCACGAGCTGCACCTCACCGAGGCCGCCGTCATCCCGGGCCAGCCCGACACCGTCGCGCCCGTGCACCGCGCGCAGGTCCCCAagacgccgccgccgccctaCAACCCCACGCACACCATCAGATGA
- the LOC113499023 gene encoding ubiquitin carboxyl-terminal hydrolase calypso, giving the protein MKNMPVELNSLTEGWLELESDPGLFTLLLEDFGVKGVQVEEIYDLHKPLESPVYGFIFLFRWIEERRSRRKFVEQIESFVRDEETINNIFFAQQMVPNSCATHALLSILLNYPNLHLGETLSRLKHHTLGMNPENKGWAIGNTPELACAHNSHAIPQARKKADKSAGVSTGRFTGEAYHFVSFVPINGHLFELDGLKPYPTDHGPWAPDEDWTDKFRRVMAERLGRDAGEQVHDIRFNLMAFVPDRRLALTQKLNALELNQKRVKEAISKIGKHLRHLLSKRREINDQGEIISESSNENSMNENLGQISEETILTALESSQLQIYDVDYTRPITIEIGANDRPHQDNSIILVDPVEQGSVVKFVTINRDNQIVGDLYPTSITALVKSNDSPVLVCCESEPDQPIKLRKLLLSHSELNALMSSIVNEVQQCQQALNDENDKRDMYKVDDCRRTHNYDEFICTFLSMLAERGALGELVAAQLERGRSSRARRRRPRPRPRARPRPRPRARK; this is encoded by the exons ATGAAAAACATGCCGGTTGAGTTGAACAGCCTAACCGAGGGATGGCTCGAATTAGAGAGCGACCCGGGACTATTTACATTGTTATTAGAGGACTTCGGGGTAAAAGGGGTCCAGGTAGAGGAAATTTACGACCTTCATAAACCCCTGGAAAGTCCTGTATATGGGTTTATATTCTTGTTCCGATGGATCGAAGAGCGTCGTTCACGCAGAAAGTTTGTCGAACAAATTGAGAGTTTCGTTCGCGACGAAGAGactataaacaatatatttttcgcTCAACAAATGGTCCCAAACAGTTGCGCCACTCACGCTTTACTGTCTATATTATTGAACTATCCTAATCTCCATTTAGGGGAAACACTAAGTAGATTAAAG CATCATACTTTGGGCATGAACCCTGAGAACAAAGGCTGGGCTATAGGTAATACACCAGAGTTAGCTTGTGCACACAATTCACATGCCATCCCACAAGCCAGGAAGAAGGCAGATAAGAGTGCTGGTGTGTCAACTGGGCGCTTCACAG GTGAAGCTTACCACTTTGTAAGTTTTGTACCAATTAATGGTCATTTGTTTGAGTTGGATGGTCTCAAACCGTACCCTACAGACCACGGACCCTGGGCCCCTGATGAGGATTGGACGGATAAGTTCCGGAGAGTGATGGCTGAGAGACTTGGCAGAGATGCTGGAGAGCAAGTACATGATATAAG attCAATTTGATGGCCTTTGTACCTGACAGACGATTGGCATTAACACAGAAACTCAATGCACTTGAACTTAATCAGAAAAGGGTTAAAGAAGCTATTTCTAAGATTGGGAAACATTTGCGACATTTACTATCGAAACGCCGCGAAATTAATG ATCAAGGAGAAATAATATCAGAAAGCAGTAATGAGAACTCCATGAATGAAAACCTAGGTCAAATTAGTGAAGAGACAATACTGACTGCATTAGAGTCATCACAGTTGCAGATCTATGATGTCGACTACACAAGGCCTATTACCATAGAGATTGGAGCCAATGATCGGCCCCACCAAGACAACAGTATTATATTAG TTGATCCTGTAGAACAGGGTTCAGTTGTTAAATTCGTTACAATCAACAGAGACAATCAAATCGTTGGAGAT TTATACCCTACCTCTATCACAGCTCTAGTAAAGAGCAATGACTCCCCTGTCCTGGTGTGTTGTGAGTCGGAACCAGATCAGCCGATCAAGCTGAGAAAGTTATTACTATCTCATTCGGAACTCAATGCTTTGATGAGCAGCATAGTCAATGAAGTGCAGCAATGCCAGCAGGCTCTTAATGATGAGAATGATAAAAGGGATATGTataaa GTTGACGACTGCCGCCGCACACACAACTACGACGAGTTCATCTGTACGTTCCTGTCGATGTTAGCGGAGCGCGGCGCCCTCGGCGAGCTGGTGGCCGCGCAGCTCGAACGCGGACGGTCATCGCGGGCGCGTAGGCGAAGGCCTAGGCCACGCCCTAGAGCTAGGCCAAGGCCACGCCCCCGGGCGAGGAAGTAG
- the LOC113499050 gene encoding uncharacterized protein LOC113499050 isoform X3, protein MGHLLRGAFVLDVGAKDDEGMSLDEGRQSQRPYRYGMVLLCAGALINWLGLAEDYAEPVRYVGVACIVAGALLICAAMCCWLQSPARQPQTDRASPDTHQIDDPIHVISMPDEETMQQKPPDYDTVAGAPPTYDDAIKLNPARLLPATSSARHELHLTEAAVIPGQPDTVAPVHRAQVPKTPPPPYNPTHTIR, encoded by the exons GCATGTCCCTAGACGAAGGCAGACAGTCACAGAGGCCGTACAGATATGGCATGGTGCTGCTGTGCGCCGGCGCGCTGATCAACTGGCTGGGCCTGGCGGAAGACTACGCAGAGCCCGTGCGCTACGTGGGCGTGGCCTGCATCGTCGCAGGAGCGCTGCTCATCTGCGCAGCCATGTGTTGCTGGCTGCAGTCGCCCGCGAGGCAGCCGCAGACGGACCGCGCATCGCCTGACACACATCAA ATTGACGATCCCATCCATGTAATCTCGATGCCGGATGAGGAGACAATGCAGCAGAAGCCGCCAGACTATGACACGGTGGCGGGAGCCCCGCCGACCTACGACGACGCCATCAAGCTGAACCCCGCGCGGCTGCTGCCGGCCACCAGCAGCGCGCGCCACGAGCTGCACCTCACCGAGGCCGCCGTCATCCCGGGCCAGCCCGACACCGTCGCGCCCGTGCACCGCGCGCAGGTCCCCAagacgccgccgccgccctaCAACCCCACGCACACCATCAGATGA
- the LOC113499050 gene encoding uncharacterized protein LOC113499050 isoform X2, translated as MFAWTTETIYPYDTRGQTVVCMSLDEGRQSQRPYRYGMVLLCAGALINWLGLAEDYAEPVRYVGVACIVAGALLICAAMCCWLQSPARQPQTDRASPDTHQIDDPIHVISMPDEETMQQKPPDYDTVAGAPPTYDDAIKLNPARLLPATSSARHELHLTEAAVIPGQPDTVAPVHRAQVPKTPPPPYNPTHTIR; from the exons GCATGTCCCTAGACGAAGGCAGACAGTCACAGAGGCCGTACAGATATGGCATGGTGCTGCTGTGCGCCGGCGCGCTGATCAACTGGCTGGGCCTGGCGGAAGACTACGCAGAGCCCGTGCGCTACGTGGGCGTGGCCTGCATCGTCGCAGGAGCGCTGCTCATCTGCGCAGCCATGTGTTGCTGGCTGCAGTCGCCCGCGAGGCAGCCGCAGACGGACCGCGCATCGCCTGACACACATCAA ATTGACGATCCCATCCATGTAATCTCGATGCCGGATGAGGAGACAATGCAGCAGAAGCCGCCAGACTATGACACGGTGGCGGGAGCCCCGCCGACCTACGACGACGCCATCAAGCTGAACCCCGCGCGGCTGCTGCCGGCCACCAGCAGCGCGCGCCACGAGCTGCACCTCACCGAGGCCGCCGTCATCCCGGGCCAGCCCGACACCGTCGCGCCCGTGCACCGCGCGCAGGTCCCCAagacgccgccgccgccctaCAACCCCACGCACACCATCAGATGA
- the LOC113499050 gene encoding uncharacterized protein LOC113499050 isoform X4 — protein sequence MCACSKFCDFWKNSCGAGMSLDEGRQSQRPYRYGMVLLCAGALINWLGLAEDYAEPVRYVGVACIVAGALLICAAMCCWLQSPARQPQTDRASPDTHQIDDPIHVISMPDEETMQQKPPDYDTVAGAPPTYDDAIKLNPARLLPATSSARHELHLTEAAVIPGQPDTVAPVHRAQVPKTPPPPYNPTHTIR from the exons GCATGTCCCTAGACGAAGGCAGACAGTCACAGAGGCCGTACAGATATGGCATGGTGCTGCTGTGCGCCGGCGCGCTGATCAACTGGCTGGGCCTGGCGGAAGACTACGCAGAGCCCGTGCGCTACGTGGGCGTGGCCTGCATCGTCGCAGGAGCGCTGCTCATCTGCGCAGCCATGTGTTGCTGGCTGCAGTCGCCCGCGAGGCAGCCGCAGACGGACCGCGCATCGCCTGACACACATCAA ATTGACGATCCCATCCATGTAATCTCGATGCCGGATGAGGAGACAATGCAGCAGAAGCCGCCAGACTATGACACGGTGGCGGGAGCCCCGCCGACCTACGACGACGCCATCAAGCTGAACCCCGCGCGGCTGCTGCCGGCCACCAGCAGCGCGCGCCACGAGCTGCACCTCACCGAGGCCGCCGTCATCCCGGGCCAGCCCGACACCGTCGCGCCCGTGCACCGCGCGCAGGTCCCCAagacgccgccgccgccctaCAACCCCACGCACACCATCAGATGA